A single window of Aphidius gifuensis isolate YNYX2018 linkage group LG1, ASM1490517v1, whole genome shotgun sequence DNA harbors:
- the LOC122849229 gene encoding 60S acidic ribosomal protein P1-like codes for MTTTAELACVYSALILADDDVAVTGEKIQTILKAANVDVEPYWPGLFAKALEGINIKDLISNIGSGAGAAPASGAPVAAAAAASAGEAAPAKAAEKKDEPEEESDDDMGFGLFD; via the exons atgactaCCACCGCTGAACTTGCTTGCGTTTACTCCGCACTCATCCTTGCTGATGACGATGTTGCTGTTACc ggAGAGAAAATTCAAACAATCTTGAAGGCTGCCAATGTTGATGTTGAGCCATACTGGCCAGGTCTTTTTGCCAAGGCCCTTGAAGGTATCAACATCAAAGATTTGATCAGCAACATTGGTTCAGGAGCTGGTGCTGCTCCAGCAAGTGGTG CTCcagttgctgctgctgctgctgcctCAGCAGGTGAAGCTGCCCCAGCTAAAGCAGCTGAAAAGAAAGACGAACCAGAAGAAGAATCTGACGATGATATGGGATTCG GTCTCTTTGACTAG
- the LOC122855396 gene encoding uncharacterized protein LOC122855396, with translation MVKNPTLQQAYCEFMTEYESQGHMVKASPVEDHSKCYYLPHHSVIKESSTSTKLRVVFNGSQKTNTGESLNDNLYEGPKLLNSLVSVLTQWRKSRFVFSCDIRDTLDSPVQEYELTTVTYGTKPAPFLALATLRQLELEEGDKFPLVKSAISQGSYMDDIYVGADNLQEGIDKAVQIQKMLYSGGFELRKWISNSKELLCNIPKDFHEKSTNHLSEDHEIFRTLGLNWDTTSDCFSYIPITFKEPKTVTKRVVLAQVAQIFDPLGWISPVVVKVKLYMQSLWKIKLDWDEQIPENLLGPWRDFISQLSHLSQIKIPRWLNITPTVTSMEIHGFGDASDAAIGAVVYLVTIDSLGVAKSTIMASKSKLAPIKSDSNSSNK, from the exons ATGGTCAAAAATCCAACTCTTCAACAGGCATATTGTGAATTCATGACTGAGTATGAATCACAGGGTCACATGGTAAAAGCATCACCTGTTGAAGACCATTCTAAGTGTTATTATTTACCACATCACAGTGTCATAAAAGAGTCGAGTACATCAACAAAATTGAGAGTTGTATTCAATGGttcacaaaaaacaaatacaggGGAATCATTGAATGACAACTTATACGAGGGTCCAAAGTTATTAAATTCTCTGGTATCAGTCCTGACACAGTGGAGAAAGTCACGTTTTGTCTTTTCTTGTGATATCAG AGATACACTCGACTCACCAGTTCAAGAGTATGAGCTTACCACGGTAACTTATGGTACCAAGCCAGCCCCATTCCTGGCTTTGGCTACATTGAGACAGCTTGAACTGGAAGAGGGAGATAAGTTTCCACTTGTAAAGTCGGCAATATCACAAGGATCATATATGGATGATATATATGTTGGTGCTGACAATTTACAAGAAGGAATTGACAAGGCTGTACAAATTCAAAAGATGCTTTACTCTGGTGGTTTTGAATTGCGAAAATGGATAAGCAATTCAAAGGAGTTACTATGTAATATCCCAAAGGATTTCCACGAGAAATCAACCAACCATTTGAGTGAAGATCATGAGATTTTCAGGACACTTGGGCTTAACTGGGATACGACGTCTGACTGTTTTAGTTACATTCCTATAACATTCAAGGAGCCTAAAACAGTTACTAAAAGAGTCGTGTTAGCTCAAGTGGCTCAAATTTTTGACCCACTTGGCTGGATTTCCCCAGTAGTTGTAAAGGTTAAATTATACATGCAGTCATTGTGGAAAATCAAACTTGATTGGGATGAGCAAATTCCTGAGAATTTATTGGGTCCATGGAGAGATTTTATCTCACAACTGAGTCATTTGTCACAGATAAAAATACCACGGTGGTTGAATATCACACCAACAGTCACTTCAATGGAGATTCATGGATTTGGTGATGCATCTGATGCAGCAATTGGTGCTGTGGTTTACTTGGTGACTATTGATTCTCTTGGTGTTGCTAAGAGTACTATAATGGCATCCAAGTCGAAACTTGCACCTATCAAATCAGACTCCAACAGCTCCAATAAGTAA
- the LOC122855465 gene encoding LOW QUALITY PROTEIN: uncharacterized protein LOC122855465 (The sequence of the model RefSeq protein was modified relative to this genomic sequence to represent the inferred CDS: inserted 1 base in 1 codon), with amino-acid sequence MARKCCVKNCDIDDNYINNNEYIKFHNFTYNSDDVKNNWIVNCDIDNCELTLNIVICNRHFKRTDYETIKGHELILKKNAVPSVFHDYDKHPDPITMPVRILNGSYNQQDLDKNKSIIPNLNRTESPSLNDSSGETCNSRPESSTGSINQLESDDIDNDIKQETNVDNEEETLNVINLIAGEKKNITDDTVLPIIESFDTSINHYPVDKIINDELLDDINLNNLNDDDKNCQPAVSCNGLTFFIGSRLEAKDYHNQWFPAKVVEIDWTEREILIHFDKWNSRYDEWIPIDSSRLRKIQPPSSEQTLVSPTPNTNMREFIVGDRVLATWADGRKYPARVCAVLGNDRYDVLFDDGYAKVVKSSKMTKIADTSNKKETTMEQDTYIGSKQERRDKKRKHTVIDLFSRKKTKSETPEKQIIKKEDTLDIVDTINGDNNEAETTVYYDSGVEQSKNFDSIKQTKQKIPKIKKESPKYDLLDQDDDSPEWVDGEPKGVESFTVDGNNGTRRSIIVADKRIPDGWERHFTQRRSGNSAGKWDVLFMHSGKKFRTKSDVRTFFHTQLHTDFDPEMFDFCIHRKKRLSIAKPKIELSSEPTKKIKTLLPKTKLLLPQSSSSSSCSSSTSTSSSTLTATSTTPSLTSSIDNSSLTPAGSMNTPATPFSSVSTPVNNTSMTYSVYIGSLKIEMVDDSYKCPKEGCAKTVRKENLLQMHVKHYHPEYAKYLGSTPNVADLAYARTIGEPVVDATXEITFSEKRKSLQEKPIALSFVNSPSQSVSVASTVISDNNIVSDTVNGHINDIKKFEMMSPTRSLDHDDDVVKRNEANCAMSPGTLFDMKIREEKTQTGIKTLLPVRSIISTDVIKNDKLKLLDETHIEKGRGHRKRQLSEYSSDASTKSKKRQGILELTDDYGDLDDSALDAEGPAEPVYRFSRRKSDTKVMMIIKASVLQMIIIKSYGEGVMMMINGEMVKVEQLKREEIINCTCGYSEEDGLMIQCDLCLCWQHGHCNEIEREKDVPDKYICYICRHPYRQRPSQKYIHDQDWIKEGKLPILSNRTKDQTAINKRTAMLKRSYDLVGSLLKIQQMLHSLRVKINIARNKDHPKLYLWSKNWDKLDIVEKDTNPIPILEIIKKQEDNELSINLQNNNNSIKEEIIDDQKIVEKNSDDKLISSDSELMKILEEDTNTMSDDLKMSIIKKEDIKENIFHDVLLKSDDKLFNCDDKKFDDFVNFNDNDLIDKKTFLDNENIDIKPMLSMVPAQPFIPEPEAPINPAECRLRLLEHVEHFQKHLDALLTNVEVQVCALEAMDSDDTTQETDIDPKTKQTIQMLMRDLNSLRKLAALC; translated from the exons ATGGCGCGCAAATGTTGCGTGAAAAATtgtgatattgatgataattatataaataataatgaatatataaaatttcataattttacatataatagtgatgatgttaaaaataattggattGTTAATTgtgatattgataattgtgaattaacattaaatatagTTATATGTAATCGTCACTTTAAACGTACTGATTACGAGACGATCAAAGGACATGaattaatacttaaaaaaaacgCCGTACCAAGTGTTTTTCATGATTATGACAAACATCCTG atCCAATAACAATGCCAGTAAGAATATTAAATGGCTCATATAATCAACAagatttagataaaaataaatcaataataccaaatttaaatagaaCAGAATCACCAAGTTTAAATGATAGTTCTGGTGAAACATGTAATTCACGTCCAGAATCATCAACTGGttcaattaatcaattagaatcagatgatattgataatgatattaaacaagaaacaaatgttgataatgaagaagaaacattgaatgttattaatttaattgctggtgaaaaaaaaaatataacagatGATACAGTATTACCAATAATTGAATCATTTGATACATCAATTAATCATTATccagttgataaaattattaatgatgaacTATTagatgatataaatttaaataatttaaatgatgatgataaaaattgtcaacCAGCTGTATCATGCAATggtttaacattttttattggcTCAAGATTAGAAGCTAAAGATTATCACAATCAAtg gTTTCCAGCTAAAGTTGTAGAAATTGATTGGACTGAACGTGAAATTCTTATACATTTTGATAAATGGAATTCACGTTATGACGAGTGGATCCCTATTGATAGTTCAAGACTTAGAAAAATACAACCACCATCTAg CGAGCAGACGCTGGTATCACCAACTCC aAATACAAATATGCGAGAATTTATTGTTGGTGATAGAGTTCTAGCAACATGGGCTGATGGAAGAAAATATCCAGCAAGAGTTTGTGCTGTTTTGGGAAATG aTCGATATGATGTTTTGTTTGATGACGGTTATGCCAAGGTTGTGAAATCATCTAAAATGACTAAAATTGCTGATACATCAAACAAG aaAGAAACAACAATGGAACAAGACACATATATAGGAAGTAAACAAGAACGTAGAGATAAAAAACGTAAACATACAGTTATAGATTTATTTAGtcgtaaaaaaacaaaatctgaAACAccagaaaaacaaattattaaaaaagaagatacacttgatattgttgatacaattaatggtgataataatgaagCTGAAACAACTGTATATTATGATTCTGGTGTtgaacaatcaaaaaattttgattctataaaacaaacaaaacaaaaaataccaaaaattaaaaaagaatcacCAAAATATGATTTACTTGATCAAGATGATGATAGTCCTGAGTGGGTTGATGGTGAACCAAAAGGAGTTGAATCATTTACAGTTGATGGTAATAATG gAACAAGAAGATCAATAATTGTAGCAGATAAAAGAATACCAGATGGTTGGGAAAGACATTTTACACAACGTCGAAGTGGTAATTCAGCTGGTAAATGGGATGTTTTATTTATGCatagtggaaaaaaatttcgtaCAAAAAGTGATGTTAGAACATTTTTTCATACACAATTACATACTGATTTTGATCCAGAAATGTTTGATTTTTgtatacatagaaaaaaacGTTTAAGTATTGCTAAgccaaaaattgaattatcaagtgaaccaactaaaaaaattaaaacactttTACCAAAGACTAAACTACTTTTaccacaatcatcatcatcatcatcatgttcaTCGTCAACGTCAAcgtcatcatcaacattaacagcaacatcaacaacaccatcattgacatcatcaattgataattctTCATTGACACCTGCTGGTTCAATGAATACTCCAGCTACACCATTTTCTTCAGTATCTACTCCAGTTAACAACACAT CAATGAcatatt cTGTCTATATTGgttcattaaaaattgaaatggtGGATGATTCATATAAATGTCCAAAAGAAGGCTGTGCAAAAACAGTCCGTAAAGAAAATCTTTTACAAATGCATGTTAAACATTATCATCCAGAGTATGCAAAATATTTAGGCTCAACACCAAATGTTGCTGATCTTGCATATGCAAGAACAATTGGTGAACCAGTTGTTGATGCAA CTGAAATCACGTTTTCAGAAAAACGTAAATCACTTCAAGAAAAACCAATAGCATTGTCATTTGTTAATTCACCTAGTCAAAGTGTGTCTGTTGCATCTACAGTTATatcagataataatattgtatctGATACAGTTAATGGTcatattaatgatattaaaaaatttgaaatgatGTCACCAACGAGAAGCTtagatcatgatgatgatgttgttaaaAGAAATGAGGCAAATTGTGCAATGTCACCTGGTACATTATTTGATATGAAAATAAGAGAAGAAAAAACTCAAACTGgtattaaaacattattaccAGTGAGATCTATTATTTCTACtgatgtaattaaaaatgataaattaaaattacttgatgAAACACATATTGAAAAAGGAAGAGGTCATAGAAAACGACAGCTATCAGAGTACAGTTCTGATGCatcaacaaaaagtaaaaaacgtcaag GCATACTAGAGCTCACTGATGACTATGGAGATCTAGATGACAGTGCACTTGATGCTGAGGGTCCAGCTGAACCAGTCTACAGATTTAGTCGACGTAAATCAGATACAaaagtgatgatgataataaaagca AGTGTACTccaaatgataattatcaaatcaT ATGGTGAGGGtgttatgatgatgattaatgGTGAAATGGTTAAAgttgaacaattaaaaagagaagaaataataaattgtacatGTGGTTATAGTGAAGAAGATGGTTTAATGATACAGTGTGATTTGTGTTTATGTTGGCAACATGGCCATTGTAATGAAATTGAACGTGAAAAAGATGTAcctgataaatatatatgttatatTTGTCGTCATCCGTATCGTCAACGTCcatcacaaaaatatattcatgatCAAGATTGGATTAAAGAAGGTAAACttccaattttatcaaatcgaACAAAAGATCAAACAGCTATTAATAAAAGAACAGCAATGTTAAAACGTTCATATGATCTTGTtggttcattattaaaaattcaacaaatgctACATAGTCTtagagttaaaataaatattgcacgTAATAAAGATCatccaaaattatatttatggtCTAAAAATTGGGATAAATTAGATATTGTTGAGAAAGATACAAATCCAATTccaattttagaaataattaaaaaacaagaagacaatgaattatcaataaatttacaaaataataataattccataaaagaagaaataattgatgatcaaaaaattgttgaaaaaaattcagatgataaattaatatcatcagaTAGCGAGTTAATGAAAATACTTGAAGAAGATACAAATACAATGtcagatgatttaaaaatgtcaattattaaaaaagaagatattaaagaaaatatatttcatgatgtattattaaaatcagatgataaattatttaattgtgatgataaaaaatttgatgattttgttaattttaatgataatgatttaattgataaaaaaacatttttggataatgaaaatattgatattaaaccaATGTTATCTATGGTGCCTGCTCAACCATTTATACCAGAACCAGAAGCACCAATTAATCCAGCAGAATGTCGTTTACGTTTACTTGAACATGTTGAACACTTTCAAAAACATCTTGATGCATTGTTAACAAATGTTGAAGTTCAAGTTTGTGCTTTAGAAGCTATGGACTCTGATGATACTACTCAAGAAACAGATATTGAtccaaaaacaaaacaaacaattcAAATGTTAATGAGAGATCTTAATTCATTACGAAAACTTGCTGCCTTGTGTTAA